ACTGGCGCTAGCATGGCTGCTGGCTCAGGGCAATGAGGTGGTTCCCATTCCAGGTACCACCAAGGTAGCCAACCTACTGGAAAATATCGCAGCCGTCAACATATCGCTTACCAACGACGAGATTAGCCGCATTGGTAACGTTATGAAGAACATTCATGGCGAACGCTACGATGCATCTGGCATGAAGCTCGTAAACGCGTAATAACAACTCTAAAAACGACAGTTAAATTTTGAATATAAAACGATGATTAACAACAAATACCAAGCGCTCTTTCACCCCATCACCCTACCCCACTCCGGGCTGGTGCTGCCCAACCGCATTGTGATGGCTCCCATGACCACCTACTCGGGGAATTCCGATGGCACAGCCACCGATGCAGAGGTAGCTTACTATGCTCGGCGCTCAAAGGCGGCCGGCACCATAATGACTGCTTGCGCCTATGTTATTCCTCACGGAAAGGGGTTTCGCGGACAAATTGGTGTTCACTCCGACACCATGATTCCAAGCCTTAAAAGGATAGCCGAGGCAATTAAAAAGGATGGTGCCAAGGCCATTCTGCAAATCTACCATGGGGGAAGAATGTCTCCACCCGAGGAGGTGCCTAACGGTAGGGTGCTAAGCGCAAGCAACATTCCAGCCACCTACGGCAATGCCCCCATTCCGCACCCTATGACAGAAGCGGAGATAGAGGAAACCATTGCTGCCTTTGGAGAGGCAACTCGTAGAGCAATCGAAGCTGGCTTCGATGGCGTAGAGATTCATGGTGCCAATACCTACCTGCTACAGCAGTTCTTCTCGCCGCATGCCAATCGCAGGGAGGACAAGTGGGGCGACTCCATTGAAAAGAGAATGGCCTTTCCACTGGCAATAGTTGAAGCAGTAACAGCTGCAGCAGCAAAGCATGCCAAAGCACCCTTTGCCGTAGGTTACAGGCTTTCACCCGAGGAGGTGGAGGAGCCGGGAATAACCATAAGCGACACGCTGCAGCTGGCCAATGCGCTGGCATCGACAAAGCTCGACTTCCTGCACATCTCCACCATGAGCTACGCTGGTGGCTCGCTGCGCAACAGCGACGACACGGCCCCGCGGGCACTGCTCATCCACAACCATGTTGGCCACAGGATTCCCGTTATTGGTGTTGGCTCCATCCACAACCCGGAGGAGGTAACAACCGTGCTAAATGCCGGCATTCCTTTAGTGGCACTGGGGCGAGAGCTGCTCATGGAGCCCGACTGGCTAACCAAGGTAAAGGAGGGTCAAGAGCACGATATCCGCACCACCCTTTCCAAGCAGGCACAGGCAGAGCTCGTTATTCCCGATCCCATGTGGCAGGGCCTCATTACCCGAAAAGGGTGGCTTCCCGTGGTAGAGTAATTATAAAAGAGATGCCGGATTTGCTCCGGCATTTTTTTATGCATAAAGTTAGGTATTAGGTTAACAACAACATTCCATTCAGAGAAAGTGGTTTTTAG
Above is a genomic segment from Williamwhitmania sp. containing:
- a CDS encoding NADH-dependent flavin oxidoreductase, which translates into the protein MINNKYQALFHPITLPHSGLVLPNRIVMAPMTTYSGNSDGTATDAEVAYYARRSKAAGTIMTACAYVIPHGKGFRGQIGVHSDTMIPSLKRIAEAIKKDGAKAILQIYHGGRMSPPEEVPNGRVLSASNIPATYGNAPIPHPMTEAEIEETIAAFGEATRRAIEAGFDGVEIHGANTYLLQQFFSPHANRREDKWGDSIEKRMAFPLAIVEAVTAAAAKHAKAPFAVGYRLSPEEVEEPGITISDTLQLANALASTKLDFLHISTMSYAGGSLRNSDDTAPRALLIHNHVGHRIPVIGVGSIHNPEEVTTVLNAGIPLVALGRELLMEPDWLTKVKEGQEHDIRTTLSKQAQAELVIPDPMWQGLITRKGWLPVVE